Sequence from the Sardina pilchardus chromosome 15, fSarPil1.1, whole genome shotgun sequence genome:
tgtgggtggaggggtgtggacggtgggggatgggggggggtccTATGGGGGGGatacacacagaccacaaagtaacacacacccaacagaatCCTAAAAGGCAGCTGAGATTGAATCTTAGGAGggaaaactctttttttttctgttggtcAGTGGTGAAAAATAAAATCGGCCATCCGCACAGCGtcagtggtggtgttgttgaCCAGCGTGGAGTGTGGTGAGGGGGAGTGACGCCATGGTCAGTCAGAAGGGAGAATGTGTAAATGAAGGCAGGGGCTGGTGATGGTGCTGTaggtggatggagggaggggaggtgtgGGTCAGGAAGAGAAGCCATTGATGCTCAGCAGTTCAAAGGCCCACACAAAGCCTCTTATCTCCCCCGCCACAAGGAGAACATGCACAAAGCAGCAACTCGCATCAGAAACTACGCACTTgacaacaattaaaaaaaaaaaaaaaacatatctgcATCATGCAAAGAAGGGATATTTTAATATTTGTCACAATTACAGGCCTACAGTTTAGTTATCTTTAGTGATGGGGAGGCAATAGGTTTACGCCGAGAAGAAGAAAGTAATTTAAAataagtatttgtgtgtttggattataagcacaataaaaaaagagaacctACCGGTATTTTAAATCAGCCAGAAATTAATGAAAAATTAAATATAAAAGATGCAAGGCCTCAGTGAACAGGGCAAGGCAGTTATCTACACAAATGCAATTCCTTACAACTGAGATGATCTATAAACCTTGATGTGAACTACTCAAAACAAAACTATCAGCATGATCATTAAATCAGTTGGGAATTTGCACAGTATCTAAATTATCCTCTAAGAATCTAGTTTATCTTAAAATGCCACAAATGCTCATAAAATAGACATGGATTCATTTGGCAATAGAAGTGAATACTCTTCAGATGACCACAAACAGGAAACAACAAAAATTCAGCTCCCTCCCTCTGAAATATGAATGCAGTGCAGAAGTGCAGAAGACCCAGCTGGGAGATAATGACCCCAAACCACTGACACCCCACGACGCTCAGCACGTCTACATAGTTAACAGACACCTACACATTCCACGTTCAAATCATGGCACTGGTGGGAATGTGGGCGAGAGTATGTGGTTGGTATGTGATTGTTGTGTgggtgtccatgtgtgtgtacagtaaaggGGTGATCGAATTCTGAGCAACGTGACCTTGTCATGTACCGAAGGCTCTGTTGTTGAGGGAATTCCGTTCTATTTTTAGAAGCGTGTTCTGCCCTGAGCAGCAGGGGCTTTTCCCGGTGAAAGTCCTCCAGCTGCGGCAGAAACCAATCTAAAGATGCAGAAATGGTCACTGAGAataacaagtaggcctagatTTATGTGGAGATATTCTATCCAGATGGATCGGAGCTGTAAGAAGCAAAACTATTTAGATTTCTGGACATTAAATTATGTATTCATAGACACTATTTGGTTTGAATGAGACGGAAGATTGACACAACATCAAATCTacacaatatttaaaaaaatattcccAATGTTTCAAGGCAGAAGGAAGATTTGCTGTTGGTGTCCCCCTATTTGTCTTTTGCTACAAAGTATGAACATAAATCTGTTACATTATAGAGTGAATGCACGAACAGCAGTCTGATATAAAGAGATCTCTGAATTCTTGTAGCACAGCTTTTCCATTTTGATTTTGGAGGGAGGGGCAGTGTTCCTACCCGAACACATAGTTGCTACTGTAGGTCAGTAATCGCCTACAGAGGGCAACTTAAAGAATGACAGAAGGTGCCGCTCGTCATGTTACGTGGCTATgcgccatcaaaatgattttggaaacattatgtcaaggtaaaaaaaaaactcttaagGGTGCCTTTAAAGCATTATTGGAATGGCAGTGAGAGTGTCGCCTCACTGGTCTTAAATTTCCTCCCTTACGCATGTTATGAGATTGCTCACCCAGTGATTAACCATCTCATTCAGCTGTGCACCCTGTCCTTGAGGGCTACACAATTTGGCAGTGACTCTAAAACTGTCGCAAAAGAGAGCCAAATGTTGTTCTTTATCTTCGCATACAGGAAGGGTGTGTATTTTAATTAACAGACACAGCAGGAAGCTATGAAAAACCTCACAAGGCGGATGGAAAATGCAAAATCTGGAGCTAATGTTAATTATTTTTGGTTTAGCAATAAATTAGTGGAGAAACATTATATAGCCCCATGCAAAGGTGTTACTCTCGGGTTTTTAAAATAGTCTGCTCATATGGGAACCAATAAAGTGAATAATGTCTGGGTGATAATCACCTTTGCTAGCCTATATTATGCCAATAATTCTTCTCCATGCTAAAAAAGAGTCCTGATTTATTTGTATCTTTCTGAGGGGAACTATTCTACATGATTGCATTATAACTCAAATaaccttcaaagaaaaacaAGCCTCTTAACTTATAGCTTTAATGCACTATGTGAACTCAGCGCTTGTGAACAAGGAGACATTACAGGGTAATGGGCTGAAGTCACATCTATAACCTGGGGCTAACAGAGCCTTTCTGTTGTCATGATAGTAAATTACCCAAACTCAAGGCCTTGCAAGAGACAAATGACAGAAGTGGATCATTCTAAAGATCAGTCACACTAAGCGCTAACTGAGTCCTCACGCTTCAAGAAGCAGCACTCCTAGGTGGACAGAATAAATGTTGGGTTTACCAGTGCCAATATCACAAGGCCTAAAGGGTCCAGCTGATAATGTGAaccatatacacacctgaatgACATCCATGTAATTGCCAATATTGAGGTACTTTTACCTCCGTCAGTGATATGTCTGTGTCATGATGTATGAAAGAAGCTGAAACTACTAGTAGTTTCTAATGCCATACGATACCTGTTTCTCATCAACATTGCTGACCAACATGATAGGACACTACTGGAATGAGAAACATGCAAACAGTAAATCCTTCCTGTCTGGTATACCTCCAGCAATTCTTTGTGAAGTTTGACATTTCTGTCATGGGTGAATTGATGAAGTAGAGCATAAAATACAGACAAATCAGGCACTTTAGGACACATATGGCATGAGAGACACATTCTAAGactttaaaatgaaaaaaaaaaatgaaacagctTAGCTAGCCACTTTGCCTGTCATGTTAAATGTCAACTTACATGTGATAGATATAGGTGTTCACATGGTCAAAGATGATATGCTATTTTAACATACCCTTGCGGCAGTCCAGCCAATAGCAAAATCACCAGCTGAGGGTCTGGGGACAAGGGAAACAGTCCTTAATTGCTTTATACCCAACAGGGTTGAGAGGGCACTCGCTGCCATGGATCCTATCAGTGGGGCAGCTCAGCTGGGCCGAGTGGCAAGAGACCGAGAGCTGTTCCCGCTCTCTCGGCAGGTGCTGAGGCAATTTCGTGTCCAGGCGTTGGGAGTCCCACAGGAGATGGTACTTCTGATTTCCAAGCAGGCCCCCAACACGTAGGCTACGTGGTCAAATTCACTGGCTCCACCATGGCAGAACTGCCTTCACTTCATCCTGTCTGATTTGACATCAGGTTACACGGTCATTTCATGGAAGACAAAACAGGACATTCATAAAACGGAGGACACTGGTGATGGAGGGCTATAGGGCTAATTGAGCTCCTCCCTGTTCATTTTAATTTGATGGCAAAGACAGCGGTCACAAAAGAGTCTGTTTTTATGAATCCCCTTTTACACTCCACTGTTCAACTTTGCTGTTGATCTCTCTCAACTCATGTTTAAGAAGCTGTTGAACCGGCTTGGTATttgataaaaacaaaaagctaGAGCTAACACAGCCAGGCTTCAAATTTAGTCTGCAACAGGCATCAAGTCATAAGACAGGAagtataacaacaacaacaacaacaacaacaacaacacaacacaacacaacacaaacaaataaatactccTACCACACTGAGCCAGAGACAGCACAGTAACTAAATACAGTGAAACCACTGCTGGGCCTTTTTACAAATAGCGCCAGTGTTGggttaaaaaaataatgtatTATCAATAATGATTCCCAAATATAGTGAGAAACAATGTCAACATCCTTCCCCTGGATGAGAATGTAATAAGGCTGTGACTTACGGAAGTCGAGAATCATGTTTATAGTCCTGGACATATTCGATAGCCAAATTTTCCTTTGCACCAGTCATCAATAGGCCCACAATGATTGTACCATCAGCACATTTCACAAGGTGCCTGTTATCATAAGTAGGCTACTCCCAGTCATTAGTGTAAATGGTAAAAAGCAGTGGTGAAAGCCAGGACACAGCCCTGTGGGGAACCAATGGAAGAAGATACTTTAGAGGAGGCCTCATTCCATGCTTTAGGTCTTTTTGATGCTTTTATTACATCTTGCGTTGAGTCTCAGAGAAAGAAGTACTGTGCAGGTCACGGTATGCCAAAAACCTCCTATCCTCAGTCTTTTTGTGCACCTCTGTAATCAGTATAAAGTAGGCTGATCCACGTCACGTAGTCCATGATCTCTGGGCTGTCGGTAAGTTCCAGCTGAACTCTCACCACTGCACTGTGTCTGTATATGGTTCCAGCCGCCACTCGCCCTGGTCAGCACCACTGATGACATAGCTGTTGCAGGTTGCAGCTTTAGGATACTCTGGCTGCTCCCTGTCAAGCCTCTTGTCAACGTTTATCATTTTAACTTTTATTGATGGTAAAAGGTTGAATTATTTTACATCTCTTAACACAGGACCACTGCAATAATGTTTTGGCTCTATGAAAGAATAAACCATTGCCCTCCACCCCACCAAAAATAATATTGATCATTATATTCTAAATGGGAGGCCCCTCCGTCCAGGGCCCTTGGAATCcctgcgcacgcacgcacgcacgcacgcacgcacgcacgcacgcacgcacgcacgcacacacacacacacacacacacacacacacacacacacacacacacacacacacacacacacacacacacatacacacacacatcccagcaaTGATTCTACTGTTCATAATTAGACCTTTCCTACATAGTTGGAAAATCTTTAGCTTTGATTCCataaaacaggtgtgtgtgtaataggttGCAGTAGGTTAatacaagtgtttgtgtgtgtgttgtgtgtgtgtgtggggggggggggttatttaaAGAATCCTACTATTTAAAGAATCAGGTCTGTAGATCCAGAAAAAAATGAAgcaaacaaaaatgtcagaaCAGGCACTTTCTCATGCCTCTCCTGTCAGCTCAGGCGTTTAATCAAAGCATGTGTTCTTCCACCGGACGCCGATGCGtccctcctgctctccacaGCTCAGCACTCTCAGCTGCACGCCCGCTAACGGCCTGCGGAAATTGCGGGAGATTCGCAGCCCATGCCAAGGTGGCATCTTTACTGCGTCATCGGAGTGTGGGAACATTTGGCACTGCCGTCGTACCGAGCATCCCATGTGTGGCACTGGGAAGAGCCCAGAACAGCCTTATGGACACTCCCAGTCTTGCCCTCTGACAGGGTCCTAACAAGGTCATCAACAGAAAGTTTCTTTAATGCAAACTGAAAAACGGACTGCTTTGCCAAACACTATGTCAAATATAACCAGATATCTAGACAAAATTCCTCTCAATGACTCTTGCATATGCTTGACACAAAGTGTAAGATTTTTTTGTTGAGTGGGGGACTGAAAGTATACAACAGTGAACAGTTGGGGCCCTCCTTTTCAAACCTGTTTACATATTGTGTTACCAAGACACGCCGATCTGCAGTAGTCTGTCAATTGCTACATGAGCTTATCATTCATCAAAGCACACCCTCACCGGAATAACTTCAAGCACGTCATTATGTGGGCCTACACATCACAGCGATTCACTTACATGTCTCTTTGTATGCACCTCCTTGTTGAGTCAGGCAAGCTGAAAAGCCCCATCTTTTAAAAAAGGCTATTTTTAGAAACATTTTCAATCCTCTCCTTTCTGATGTGACAATGAGCTATAGATAGCACAGTTAAATCCATGGAAGTCATGATAAACCACTTTACATTTTGAGCTGATGGAGATGCTATTTAACTGCATGGCAGAGAATTATCAAAATGGCCTATATTGAGAATGTCCGTTCAGCCCATAATCCAAATATTAATGAACGGAGCTAGCTAAAACAAGgtgaacattttaaataaagGTTTCCAAATGACACACAAATAACCTTCAACCAATCATCCAAGTGATACTTCATCCGTCACAGTGATTTAAAGATGTTTGAGTCATGCCTACCCCATGACCCCGGCCACGCTGATCTACTATCTGCTCAGCATGGACACCGGACACATTGTAGAGATCTGACATAAGGGGCCTGCGCTGTGTGAAGTGAGCATTTCCCATCACTCCATACATAACACACTCAATCAAACTCACACAATTGAGACAGAACTGTGCTGTACGAGAGGAGATACCTTTATCAACTTTATTGGTGCTTCCATGAGATGCAGTCAACATAGGGGAGCAGGTATTCCACTCTTCACATTTGTCATTTAAAGCGTCCAAGTCAGCTTTGTTACGGATGCAGAATTTGTTAACTAGAAATCACCAAACTCAATGAGTGTTGTACAGTACTCCACCAACATGTTTTGTGTGGGTCCATGGATTAAATCGCTGTAGAGTAAATAAATTAAGGCATTCCTGAACTTGTAACATCACACTGAATATTCCTTGTTCCTGCTTTATGGATGTGCTTCAGCCAGTGTGAAGGCATCTCCGACTCATGGACACTCTGGCAGCAATCAGGGGGTAAGAATGAGACATTTTACATGCCAGGACCATATGCAAATCCTCCAAGCTCCTtccatgaaaaagaaaaaaaaaggcttgCATCACCAACACAAGTCCCAGcaaggaagacagaaagaaatatGTATATATTCTGTATATATTTTGTGGATTTAGGGGGTGGGACACGAGATGGTGAAATGCCCTTGTTTTCCTGTTTTGTGGATGAGGTTTGGAACTGGGAAAGTAGTGGTGCAGTTCCACAACGGTGAGCAGGtggggaggaaggaggggtCCCGTCACGATAGCATTGATCTCTATCCACAGGCTATCCATTCCTCAAAGGGGACGCCATCCATTTGAGCCCCAACTGAAGGACATTATTGATTTGGCCgcttaattaaaaaaaggaaGATGACTGTGAGTGGTGGCTgagtagtggggggggggggggggggggttggagtgaCAAGGTGGGATGCGCTTTATCCAccacctccttctcttctcctttccacCCATCTCCACGTCCTTAAAGCTCATCTGATACAAGTGCCAAGTTGAGGTCAGTTAGCTTCTATCACGCCATGTTAAGAGCCAAACACGCCAAAAATCAATTAGCGAATAAAATctactattaaaaaaaaaaaaaaatcctgtacaTAAGCGCATGGGTTTTACCTTTATCACAAATTTCATTATCTTCTCAGTtgcgttatttttttttttacatttctgttgGCCTGTCTGTTTTTTACGTTTCTGCGGATTGGCTGAGGCAGGAGCGGAGCAGCTAAAGCGAGTGATGCACATGGCGGATGAAGGGGAGCCTTGTGCAGAGTGTTGGCAGTAGCGCCGCTCTCCAGATGCCCCGACAAATGGATCTCGCCAGGTGGTGCGCACGACTAACGCCAGCATATGGCAGACCTGCCGACCGCAGGCTTGTAAAGCTCGCTCAATGGAAACTCTCTCCCATATCAGCCCAACGAGATGGAAAAAGGTCATCAATTTCCTTTCGTGtcttcccacccccccacccccttcctttCTTTTCGTGTGTCCCAAGTGGACAAATGCAACCCAAGTGTTATACAAACCTTTGCAATATTTACAAGTCCCCCATGACTGGCAAACACTGCAGAGAGGATGTTATGGGTATAGTGGGGAGTCCCACACCATTGTGTAAATGGGCctgcagaaagaaaaaaaaaaacttcctatcactttcagtgtgtttgtgtttttttgtttgtttgtttgtttgttttgataacCATGATGGGCGTCTTCCAAGGTCGAGGTTGTTAGGCAGCAGCACATCCGtggccttgtgtgaagcaggACAAGTGATATGGAGAGGAGTGATGATCCAGTCAGTGTTATCTCAATATGGTCGAATATGGCCAAATGGCCAGTGTTTTCTCAATAGGCCAAATGGTTTGGTGGAGAGATCCAAGGGATATTGaatcgactgtgtgtgtgtgtgtgttacagaagaATGTACGAACTTCTTCAGCTATACTtgacgctctttctctctcagtcacgTTTCTCTGTAGCGCCATTGGACTGCAATAGAACCTCAGTTAGTCAAATAATAAGTAAGTTTTGCATctattatatataaatatacatatataatatatatgccagtgctgggagagaaagagagagagggatagacagagagatagtgtgtgtttaaatggcaCTTGCGAACCTGATTACTATTGGGTAGATGCGGCAGAGATGCGTGTGATCAGTTTACTTGTATTGAGATGAACCGTCAGTGAACATGCAGCCTCTATTAGAAatctatgggaatttaataATACAGTCAATAGGGATGATTTCAGTTTGGGGTGTTGTGTGCATAGTTAAACAGTTCTTGTTAAGTCATCCTTGTTGCCACTGTTTCCTGATTGGTTGGCCGATCGGTTGGCTGTTCACTTGGTGTTGTAAGAAGTGAAGCGCTGGTTCAGAGGGTTCTCGGGGGACTTGGTCCACTCTTTCTTTAGCAGCTGTTTGAGCTGCGACAGACGCATGTTGGGATTCTCTTTCTTCAAGCGTGGCATGTTGACCTCTTCATAGGCAGTGAACGCCGCCTTCATCCTCCGCTCAGGATGCCGGTCCGTCTCCTCCTTCGTGCTACAGAAATAGAATATAAATGGGAACTTTCTTGAAACGATTCTACTGACCCGTGCTCACCTTCCATCTTTGAAGGAAAAGTTGATCAAATTGAAGTGCATTTATATCACAGGGTTGTGGGCTTCATTGTCACTAActaaaaatattcataaaaacatACCATCTCCTACTAAGCCGGTCACTACCCTATTCCATACGGCATACTTTTAAAATGGGAGAGTCTTATCAAAGCCCTCTCCTTTTGTGGGCAAAATGACCCTGACTAGTCATCATACACAAAAAACTCTAGAAGGTCCAAGCCGCGTACCTGAGCACTGCGATAGCATCCTCGATGGTTCTGGCCTCGACGGACCCCTCTTCCGGGATGATCCGGTTTATATTCTCCTCCAAGGGCGTCTCAAGGTGACTCTTCTCTGTGGGGAGCAGGATAGGGGTGGATTAAAAGGTGCCTGATGGATGAATGGCTTGAGGGGGGTCCTTGAATAAAATTGCTTGATTCAGCAACATTCAGATGTCATTTTCCTACCGGATACACTTCGATAAAACAAGATCCATGATTTGTCCTTCCTTAGGAAAACCGTTTGATGAATGTTTACTTACAAAGGTCACCAAACCATTATCAATCAACTTActtcacttaaaaaaaacatttttgtgcCGTGATGCCATTTCGTTGCCAATACAATATTAGCCATGACGCCACATGAAGTAGACTCTAAAACACAAACTGTTAAGCAAAATTAAACAGTTACGTGAAAAAAATCCTACACACACCAGCTTAGgatggtttgctggttgaccagcaaAACTCCTGCAAAAACGTACCTTCATCTGGTCTACctagcttatgatggtaattcagctgggtTTGTTAGTCGTTCCAACtccaagctggtcattttagctgGTGTTGCTGGTTTAGCTGGTTATGCCAGTTTGTGTTGGttattctagcaaaccagcatgacaatcttacaccaacaatgtcaaaaatgtccacctggtggcccaGCCAGCTACatcagcaaagaccagcaagagctggaagaaaaccagcaaataccagctaaaaccagctaccaacatATGTTGGTTTTCTAGCTGTTGTTTTTCAACAGGGATAATGTAACAGAGGAATGTCAGAAAACGAATCCAGGAAAATGATGAAGCTAAGAAGCAAAGTAGCAGATTCTAAACACCCACACAGGTGATGTGCAAAGAGAGAGTAAAATCCCCTCACCTTTCTCCTTGACCTCTGCTGGCTTCGGCTCTTGCTCCTTACGCAGCGTCTCCTCGATCTGAGCTCGGGTCACCTTGGATCCTTGTGCGGcggccgctgccgccgccgccgcctccctgGCCTTGCCCTTCACCCTGGCATCCTCCTCGTCCAGGAGCCTCTggttctccttcttcctctccagAGCCTCCAGGCGTTtcttctccttgtcctcctaCAACCAACCACAATCACAGGAGGAGTGCATGAGAACTTAATTAGCAAAGGGGCAGACATTTAGACAGCGTCTGAGAGAACAAGGAGTACGGATGTCCTGATACTGAAACCAAACAAGTACCTACATTAGTGTACTTGTCTATATTAAAGTACCAAAACCGATATTTCTTCCACAAATAACAAGAATAAAATCTTCTTTGCTCTGATTGTTACAATAAGCCTAAAATAAACCAGGATAATAATTCTTATAACTATGTCTCCAACACGTTGCCCCTCTTTCCACTGAATATAGTACATCCACCAAGGCACCAAGAGAAGAGGACAATAAAAATCAATA
This genomic interval carries:
- the ccdc124 gene encoding coiled-coil domain-containing protein 124; translation: MPKKFQGENSKSATARARKAEAKAVADARKQKELEDALWEDNDKHVMRKEQRKEDKEKKRLEALERKKENQRLLDEEDARVKGKAREAAAAAAAAAQGSKVTRAQIEETLRKEQEPKPAEVKEKEKSHLETPLEENINRIIPEEGSVEARTIEDAIAVLSTKEETDRHPERRMKAAFTAYEEVNMPRLKKENPNMRLSQLKQLLKKEWTKSPENPLNQRFTSYNTK